One genomic segment of Chelonia mydas isolate rCheMyd1 chromosome 1, rCheMyd1.pri.v2, whole genome shotgun sequence includes these proteins:
- the LOC102944131 gene encoding olfactory receptor 52R1 translates to MQRTPFCLRLGHLLPYSMSDSNTTHFTNPSTFILLGIPGLEAAHVWISIPFCAMYAIAVLGNCTILFIVKREPSLHVPMYYFLCMLAVTDLVLSTSILPKTLSIFWFNSREINFSACLTQMYFLHCFFVVESGIFMAMALDRYVAICHPLRHSTILTNPVVAKIGLAVVLRGGMLTLPSILLARQWPYCRTNIIPHTHCEHLAVVNLACADTSVSSYYSLFVVFCVMGLDVIFITVSYIQILRAIFSLPTKDARLKIFGTCSSHLSAILAFYIPGLFSFLMYHFGLYLPLHFHILIANMYLLVPPMINPIIYGVRTKQNRDRLLRLITHKGTNFFSFCFGSQTKFHADLGGELVLVPFP, encoded by the coding sequence ATGCAGAGGACACCGTTCTGCCTCAGACTTGGACAtcttctcccctactccatgtcagattccaacacaactcacttcaccaacccctccaccttcatcctgctgggcattcctggcctggaggcagcccatgtctggatctccatccccttctgcgcCATGTACGCCATAGCTGTCTTGGGGAACTGCACCATCCTGTTCATAGTGAAGAGAGAGCCGAGCCTCCATGtccccatgtactatttcctctgcatgctggccgtCACTGACCTGGTCCTGTCTACATCCATCCTCCCCAAAActctgagcatcttctggttcaattccagggaaataaatttcagtgcctgcctcacccagatgtacttcctTCACTGCTTTTTTGTGGTGGAGTCTGGGATCTTCATGGCCATGGCCTTGGATCGCTatgtggccatctgccatccccttagacattccaccatcctgacaaacccCGTGGTGGCCAAGATCGGCCTGGCCGTGGTACTGCGTGGTGGCATGCTCACACTGCCCTCGATCCTCCTAGCAAggcagtggccatattgcagaaccaacatcattcCCCACACGCACTGCGAACACTTGGCCGTGGTGAATCTGGCCTGCGCTGACACCAGCGTCAGTAGTTACTACAGCCTCTTTGTGGTCTTCTGTGTGATGGGTTTGGATGTGATTTTTATCACTGTGTCCTAtatccagatcctcagggccatcttcagcctccccacgaAGGACGCCCGGCTCAAGATTTTTggaacctgcagctcccacctctcTGCCATCCTAGCCTTTTACATCCCCGGTCTCTTCTCTTTCCTCATGTACCATTTTGGCCTCTATTTGCCCCTGCATTTCCACATTCTCATTGCCAATATGTAcctcctggtgccccccatgataaaccccatcatctatggggtgaggaccaaacagaACCGGGACAGGCTTCTCCGGCTCATTACCCATAAAGGAActaattttttctctttctgctttgGCTCTCAGACCAAGTTCCATGCAGATCTGGGTGGTGAGCTGGTGCtggtcccttttccctga